CCGATCCAGCGATTCTGGAAGCGTGGAGCCTCAGAATCTTTGAGGCCCGGTCATTGGGGGATGTGTTCGAAGATCCAGAATATGACTGATCACGATTCCATCTACCATCGTCTTTTTTCCCACCCAGAGATGGTAATGGACCTGCTGGAACATTTTTGGACGCCTCCCTTCTCGCCGAACGTGATCTCTCCCGTCTGACACGACTGAATACCAAATTCACCGCCACCACGGGACAACGCAAACGGGGAAACATGACGTGGGAATTGCTGATGTAAAATCCAGGGGGAGGAATTGTAGCTTACCCAACTGTCGCATTTCTGGGCTCCACGATATCAAGTCTGTTTTTTCCATACCCAGAACTCCATCCTATTGTATCATGTTTCTTGTCGTACTCGTCGCCCCGTCATGAGGAACACCCCCGTGCGATCCCTGGATCGTCCAATGTTCAATAATCATGAATGAACATTCGGAAACGGTCGCAATGCAAAGACTGCCTCCGAATCGACCCATGGAATCTTTAGGATGCGACAATAAAAGATATTCATTGAGAAATTGAGACATGACAAGGAATACGGCATGAACATCACACAACATTCATTTCAATTACACGCCGTCGAACACCGCGACCGGACCACGTTTCGAACACAAAAAGCCAGGCTGGTTCTTGTTTTCGGGGCAGTGGCATTTTTCACCGCCAGGGACTTCATGGCAAGAATCCGGGAGATGTTTCCCGAAGCCGTCTTCGCCGGCTGCTCGACGGCGGGAGAAATCACCCCAACCGGAGTCCAGGAAGAAACCTGTGTCATAACCGCCATTGATTTTGCCCATACGGAGGTCCGGGTCGTGGCTGCGGACCTTGAACGGATGGAAGATTCCCATCGGGCGGGCCTCTGCCTGGGAACGGATCTCGCCGGGGCGGACCTTTCGGGAGTCCTGATCTTTGGAACAGGGGTACGCATCAACGGCAGCGCCCTGATCGAGGGATTGACCCGTTCCATCGGCAACGACATCCCGGTATCCGGGGGCCTGGCGGGAGATGGCGGCGGGTTTGAAAGGACCTGGGTCCTGGCCGACAAAGAAGTTTCCGACCGCAAGGTCGTCGCCGTCGGACTGTACGGACGGAGAATCGGCCTGGGACATGGCTCCTTTGGCGGTTGGAAACCGTTCGGTCCATGCCGCGAGATCACCCGGGCCTCGGGAAACATTCTCCACGAAATCGATGGCGCCTCCGCCTTGTCCCTTTATCGCCGCTACCTGGGAGCGCATGCCCGGGATCTTCCCGAATCAGGGCTTCTTTTTCCTCTGGAAATTCTCAACGAAAATCAACATTCGGTAGGGCTCGTGCGCACCATTCTGGGAATCGATGAATCCTCCGGAAGCCTGATTCTGGCGGGAGCGGTTGCGGAAAACGGCTATCTGCGCCTGATGAGCGCAAGCAATGACGACCTGATCGCGGGGGCCCGGGAAGCGGCGCGCAGCAGTATGCGCAGTCTCGATCCGAAAACGATGCCCGGTCCGGGTCTGGCCCTTCTGGTCAGTTGTGTCGGGCGAAAACTGGTGATGGGTGATCGGATCGACGATGAAATTTCCGCGGTCATCGACCAGATCGGTCCCCGCTTTGCCTGCACCGGCTTTTATTCCTACGGAGAAATCTGCCCCAAGGAAGGGATGGTGACCTGTCAACTGCACAATCAAACCATGACCGTCACCCTTCTGATCGAAGATTGACCTCCATGCATCCATTATTGAAAAATCAGTTGCGACGGGTCCTTGGAATCGAAAGACCGGAAGACATCGAAGGAATTTCATCGATTCTGGGCGATCTTGCACAACATGACGGTCTTCCCCCGCCCATCGTGGGCCTTCTCACGCGCTTTGGCTTGTTACTCGATCGTGTCGATCAAAGCTATCGCCAGTTCGATCGAGACCTCGACCTTCGCGCCCGAAGCCTGGAATTGAGTTCTCAGGAGCTGGCCTCGGCCAATGAACGCCTGCGCGAAGAAGCAGCGCTGCAGAAGTCGGCCATTGCCGCCTTGCGGGAAACCGCCAACCAACTTCTGAACAACGAAGATCACCAGGACCTGGAAAAAGACGCCGACAATCTGGATAAACTTTCCACCCTGGTGGCCCGCATCGTCGAGGAACGATCCATCGCCCAGCGGGACCTGGAACGGCAGAAATTCGCCCTCGACCAGCATGCCATCGTCAGCATTACCGATACCAAGGCGACCATTCTCTACGCCAATGACAAGTTTTGTGAAATCTCCGGCTACTCCCGTGAGGAACTGATCGGTCAAAACCACCGCCTGGTCAAATCCGAGGTCCATCCCACCACACTTTTCCAGGACATGTGGCAAACGATCACCCAGGGAAAGGTCTGGCACGGAGAGGTCTGCAACCGCGCCAAGGACGGTCGTCACTATTGGGTCGCCGCCACCATCGTTCCCCTTCTCGACCCGCAAGGACGTCCGGAACAGTACATTGCCATCCGTACCGACATCACCCTGCAAAAAACCATGGAGGCGCAACTGCTCGAACAACGGCGCTTTCTGCAAAGCATCACCGATGCCATGGGCGAAGGGGTCTACTGTCTCGACGAAGGGGGCCATTGCACCTTCATGAATCCCGAGGCGCAACGGTTGCTCGGCTGGACGCTCGACGAAATCCGCCATCGGCCCTTCCATGATGTCACCCATTACCTGGATTCCCAGGGCAATCCGTTGCCCCGCGAACGGTGCCCCATCATGCAGTCGGTCACCTCCGGCACAACCTATCGTTCCGAAAACGACTGGTTCATCCGTCGCGACCAGACCCGATTCCCCGTCGCCATCGTCTCGGTGCCATTGATGGAGAAAACACGGGTGACCGGATCGGTCAGCGTATTCCAGGACATTTCCCGACGCATGGAAGTCATCAACCTTCTGCAAACCGCCAAGGAAGAAGCGGAACATGCCAGCCTTCTGAAAAGCAACTTTCTCGCGAACATGAGCCATGAAATTCGAACACCGATGAATGGCATCATCGGATTGAGTCATTTGCTCATGCAGACCGAATTGACTCCCGTACAACGAGATCTTCTTGCCAAGATCGATCATTCATCGCGCAGTCTCCTCGGCATCATCAACGATATTCTCGATTTTTCCAAGATCGAGGCGGGAAAGTTGACGATCGAACACATTCCGTTCGACCTGACGCAACTGTTGCAGGAAATCACACCCGTCATCCAGGCGAAAATCCGGGAAAAAGGACTGGAGCTGATCTTCGATCTGAGTTCGGGACTGCCCGCGGTATTGATCGGCGACCCCCTGAGACTGCGTCAGATTCTCCTCAACCTGGTGGCAAACGCGGTCAAGTTCACCGAAAAGGGGACCATCCTGATCGCCATGAAGGAAGAGATCAAGGATCATGAAACCCTGCTGGTGGGATTCAAGGTTCAGGATACCGGGATCGGTATTCCCCCGGAAAAAGCGGCACAACTTTTTCAGCCTTTCGTCCAGGCGGACAGTTCCTCCACCCGGCGCTATGGAGGAACCGGACTGGGCTTGGCCATCTGCCGTCAACTGGTCGAATTGATGGGGGGAAGCATCTCCGTCGAAAGCATTCCCGGGTTGGGCAGCACCTTCCACTTTCGGCTTCCCCTGAAAATCGGACAACAGGCCCCCCCCGTGCAGTGCGTCCCCGAGGAAATGAACAACACCCGAATTCTCGTTGTGGACGACAGCGAAGCGGTACGCTCGATCCTGGGCGACATGCTGCGACAATTCGGCCTGGTGGTCGCATTGGCCGACAGTGGTCCGTCGGCCCTGTCGCATCTATCGACCGAAGGGTCCATTCCCGCCATCGATGTGCTCCTGCTCGACTGGCACATGCCCGACATGGACGGAGTCGAACTGTTGCAACGAATGGAGCGTCTCGGACTGCGCCGCCCATGCACGATCATGATGACCGCCCACGGACTCGAACCCATGCGCACAGCCCTGGGAAGTCATCGGGTCGCCGCCATCCTGGAAAAACCGATCACCCCTTCATTACTGTTCGAAACCCTGTTGCGTGTCCTCGAACTGCCGCAGAGGGATCGGTCCATCCGTCCGGCCCCCGTCCCGGAAACTTCTCCACGAAGATCATCGTTCGGCAACAAAAGGGTACTTCTGGTCGAGGACCACGCCATCAACCAGGAGGTCGCTCTGGGTCTGCTCGAATTGATGGGCATCACCGCCACCGTGGCGGGCAGCGGCGAGGAAGCGGTTGGGCACCTGCGGCGCCATCGATACGATATCGTTTTGATGGACATCCAGATGCCCGGCATGGATGGCTATCAGACGACCGAAATGATCCGAAGGGACCTGGCCCTTGAACGGTTGCCGATCATCGCCATGACGGCGCACGCCATGGCGGGAGACCGGGAACGTTGTCTCGCCGCCGGCATGAACGATCATGTGGCCAAACCCATCGATCCGGGCATTCTGCAACAGGTACTGACCCGTTGGCTCGACGATGATGCGACCCTCCACCCCCTCCCTTTTCCAATCATTGAACCCATCCCTTCGCTACCCGTCATCCCCAGCGACGACTCCATCGTTTTTCCCGACACCATTCCCGGCATCGAACGGGACCTGGCCCTGTCGAACGTCAGCGGCAATCGGGTTCTCCTGCACAGGATATTGCGCAATTTTGCCGACCAGCACGCACAAAGCGATGAACGTCTTCGGGAGTTCTTTTCCCTGGGGCAGTGGCGTGATCTCAACCATGCGGCCCACGCCATCAAGGGAACGGCCGCCACCATCGGCGCGGCAACCCTGGCGCAAATCGCCGGGGAAATCGAATCGATCGCCAATCGGCCCGAGGCAATCGTGAACGACAAGAATGCCTTCGACGCCCTGCTGAATCGATTCTCGACGATATTGGAAACGGTCGTCGGCGGAATTCGCGCCGCCATGGAAGATCGTGGAGGAAGAAACGAATCGATGCCGCTCCCGGATCACCCCGCCCCTGTCGATCCCGAACAATGGCGCCTGGCCCGTTCGTTGGCGGCCCGACTGGCACACCTGTTGACCGGAAACGATCCCGCCGCGGAAGAAATGGCGGAACAATTGCAGCGTCTTCTGGCAGGCACTCCCATGGAAACGACATGCCGAACCGTTCTCCATCATGCCGCCGCCTTCGATTTCTCCGATGCCATCCAGGCACTTGAGGTCCTGAATCACACACTCGACCATCACAGAAAGGAGGACCATGAACCGCCTCCCAGGAAATGAAGCGAAATCCTTCATCCGGCGTTTACTCTTCCAGGAACCGATGCGTTTTCTTCTTCCGATGATCTTCCTGTGCGCTCCTCCAGTGGCATTGGCGGAGGTCATCACCCTGCGGGCCGACTCCTGGTGTCCCTATAATTGCGACCCGGAATCGGACCGGCCAGGCATCCTCATCGAAATCGCCAAGGAGATTCTTGGTCCCGCCGGTCATTCCATCGATTACCGGCTCATGCCGTGGAGCCGAACCCTGAACGAGGTTCTCAAGGGGAACATTTCCGGAGCGGTCGGCGTCATCCCTTCGGAAGCCCCCGAACTGATCTATGGCGCCAATCCGCTTGCCTACGACAAACCCGGCTTTGCCTTCAACAAGGGAATGGAATTTTCCTATCGCGGTCCATCCTCGCTTGATCCCTTCAGAATCGCGGTCATCCGGGATTATCATTACGACGACGGCGAAATCGATGCCTATTTGCAGGCCCATCAAACCGATTCCACCCGCATCCAGCCCAACGCCGGCGATAATGCCGGGATGGCCAATCTGAAAAAATTATTGTCCCACCGCGTAGACCTTGTCCTCGACAGTCATGATGTCCTCGCGCATCTGGTGCATCGGCATCACCTTGGACAAAAGGTCGAACTTTACGCGATCGATCGGTGGACAGGAATCCATATTGGTTTTTCTCCCGTCAAACCCGAATCCCGGAACCTGGCCAACCTTCTGTCCTCCGGTATTCCATCCCTGCGTCGGCAGGGAAGACTGGCTGAAATCTTCGCCCGCTATGGCCTTTCGGATCGTCAGGAGCCATGACGAATGATTTTCCAGGAGGCTCCCTGACGATGAGACAACACGCCATGTTCCGATGGGGCCCGATTCTTCCATTCTTCAATGCGGGTCACCGATGAACCATCCGATCATTCCAGGAATGCGCCGCTCCCTGATCGTCACGTTCACTTTGTTGATGCTGGCGTGTGCCCTCGTTCTCATCCCGTTGTTGACCGGCTTTCAGATATGGAAGGTTTATCTTCGTGAACTCAACCATCAACAGGAAACCCTCCTGGCCATGGGTGATGCCTTCCGTCATCCCCTGGAGGTTGCGGTCTGGAATGAAGATTCGGTCAGCATCGAGGCCCAACTGGGCAGCATCGTCCGTTTCCCAGGAATCGCCCGCGCCCGTTTGACGACCGATATTGGAGGCGCCACCGAAGGGACGATTTTTTCCGCCGGGATGCCGTCCACCGGGGGAAAACGACTCTTCATCCGCCTGCATGAGCCTCATGAGGTTGCCAATCGACGCATTCTGGGCGAACTCGAACTGGAGGCGAACCGATCGGTCCTCAACGAAAAACTGACGAATGAAGCCTATGAAATCGTCATCCTGGCATCGTTTCAGGTCTTGTGTTTAAGTCTGCTTCTGACCATTGCCGTGCGCCATCTGGTTTCAAAACGGATCGCCCTTTTGGCGCGTCAGGTCGAGCGACTCGGTGACAATCTGGAGTACCAGCCCCTGTCGGAGGCCGAAAGTCCCGATGAACTGGGACTCCTGGCCCAGGGGATCAACCGGATGCAACTGCATCTGCAACACAATTTCACCGAAATGAAACTGTTGAACGATCAGATCCAGCAGCATCGGGATCGACTGGAGGTTCTGGTTCAGGAACGAACCACCGCCTTGACAGTGGCCAATCAGGAATTGGCCGCGGCCCGGTTGAGCGCCGAAATGGCCAATCGCATCAAAAGCGATTTCCTGGCCAACATCAGCCATGAAATCCGTACCCCGATGAATGCCATGGTCGGATTCGCCCATCTGATGCTGCAATCGGAACTGACACCGCGACAACACGAAAACATGCAAAAAATTGACGATGCCATCGGCAATCTGATGAAAATTCTTGGGGATCTGCTTGATTTCTCGAAGATCGACGCGGGAGAACTCGCCGTCCATCCCGTTCCCTTCAACCTGATGGAAATTCTCGGGACATTGCATCGTCATGCCCTGGCCAAGGGGCTCAAGAAAGGACTGAATGTCAATCTCGATGCAGCGACAGATTTGCCCCGAACCCTGATCGGTGATCCCGTGCGACTGGGACAGATCATGCGCCATCTGGTCGAAAATGCCATCAAGTTTACCAGCCAGGGTGCCATCCAGCTGGTCGTCCGGGGCGACATCACCCCGGATCATGTTTTTCACCTTGATTTTTCGGTACGGGATACCGGAATCGGGATTGGTGAAGAACAAATGGCGCACCTGTTCCAGCCCTTTTCCCAGGTCGATGGTTCGTCCACGCGCCGGTTTGGTGGAACGGGACTGGGACTGGCCATCTGCCGGCATTTGCTGGAGCTGGTCGGCGGAGACATTCGTGTCGAAAGTGTACCCGGAGTTGGCAGCACCTTTTTCGTGCGGATTCCCTATCCTGTCTGTACCATGGAACATCCCATGCTCGTTCCGGAATCGCCCAACGCACCTCCGGACGAGGAACGCTTTGCCAGCGGCAAGATCCCTTGCCCGGCAGCCGGAAAAGTCCTTCCTCCGGAGGCGGCAACCGTCGCCCAGGCAGAAATTCTCATGGACCGTTTGGAATTTCTGATGCAATCGGCCGATCCCGAAGCGGGAGACTGGGCGCGGAAACTGGCGGATCTTCTTTCCACGACCACGGTATCCAGTAAGGCGAATGTGGTGTTTCAACTGGCCAACGATTTTGACTTCGACGAAGCCATCAACGCACTCGGATCTCTGCGTCGGCTGTTGACGGAGTCGTCCAGGGTTTGATTCCGGGTAAAGGATGCGCCCCGGATACATATACGGTCTTTAGGAGAATCCCGCGATGGAAGCGAAAAAAACACACATCCTGCTCGTCGATGACGAATTGATCAACCTCAAGGTCCTGTCCAACCTTCTCCACGAATCCTATTCCATCAGCGTCGCCAAGGATGGACCCCAGGCCCTGGCGCGAATCGACACCGGTCCTCTTCCCGACCTGATCCTCCTCGATGTCATGATGCCCGACATGGACGGACTGGAGGTCTGCCACCGTCTGAAACAAAACGCCGCCACCGCCGACATACCGATCATCTTCGTGACCGCCCTGGGACAGCCACACAATGAAACCCGTGGCTTCGAAGCCGGGGCGATCGACTACATCACCAAACCGATTTCACCTCCGGTCGTGCAGGCGCGAATCCGGACCCATCTTGCCCTGATCGAAACCCGACGCGCCTTGCGCGAACACAATCTGGAATTGGAACGTCTGGTCGCCTTGAGAACCAGGGAGGTGGTGCATACCCAGGATGTGACCATTCGCGCCATGGCCTCGCTTGCCGAAACCCGCGACAATGAAACCGGAAACCACATCCGCAGGACGCAACACTATGTGCGGGCCCTGGCGCGGCAACTGAGTACACATCCCGCGCATGCCTCCTTCCTGGATGAGCGCACCATCGAGCTGCTCTTCAAATCGGCGCCACTGCATGACATCGGCAAGGTCGGCATCCCCGACGCCATCCTGCAAAAACCGGGAAAACTGACGGCGGAAGAATTCGCGATCATGAAAAAACATCCCGAATTGGGCAAGGGGGCCATCCTGGCCGCGGAAGAAGATCCCGAACAAAACCCGATCTCATTTCTCCGTTTCGCCCGGGAAATCGCCTTCAGTCATCATGAAAAATGGAACGGTTCCGGATACCCCCTGGGACTCTCGGAAAACGACATTCCCTTGTCGGCCCGTCTCATGGCCCTGGCGGATGTCTATGATGCCCTGATCAGCCGCCGGGTCTACAAACCCCCATTTTCACACGAAAAGGCCGTCGAAATCATCATGGACGGCGGCGACCGCCATTTCGATCCCGATGTCCTGGCCGCCTTCCTGGCCCAGGAAGAAACCTTCAAAAAGATCGCCGCCACCTTCAATGACATTCCGGGACAACACAAAACACCCTGAGTTTCCACACCCACCCATCCTGGCAATAATGTCCGGATAAACGATAGGGAAAAATTTCGAGGGTCACATCCCTTGGAATTACATTTTACCAATGTTATTGCATTTTCCCATGTTCTTCGTCAGGTGGCCACCTGGGACCGCCCCCCCGATTTGGCGCGATACAAGGCGGCATCCGCCTTTTCCCACCAGGACGCCAGGGAATCCCCCTTTTCCCATTGGGCCAGACCAATGCTCACCCCCAACCTTTTCCCTTCCGTCACCCCAATGTCAAGCCCCCGCACCGACTCGCAGATTCGATTCATGAGTCCATGGGCGTTGTGCAACGACGTATTGGGTAACACAAGTGCAAATTCATCCCCACCCGTTCGCGCCAACAGGTCGGCATCGCGAATGATGTTGGAAAAGGTACGCGATACCCTGCGTAACACCTCATCCCCCTCGCCATGTCCCAGAGTATCGTTGATCTCCTTGAAATAATCCAAATCCAGACAGCCCAGGACCAGCGGCGCCCCATACCGATCCGCCTGGATCCGCTCCTGTTCCGCCCGTTCCATGAATACCCTCCGGTTCACCAACCCCGTCAGGGCATCCTTGCGCGCCTGCTCGTACAAATCTTCATAGACCAAGGCCCGCTCCAGTGGAACACGCAAATCATCGAGAACCGACTCGACCTCCTCCAGATTGCCATGACCGCGGGAAACATCGAGCCGATGCATCAACAACAGGCTTTCGTTGCCTTCCTCATCAAGACTCCACCGCTGAAAAAACAACCCAAGCCCCTCCACCCGATCCCGCGCCTCGGAATCCTCCGGGTCCTCCAACAAACGCAGCGCCACCTCCAACAATTTCTGTCGGTGCGGACCATGGCAGGAACACGCGGCAGGATTTCGTCCCCTTCCCGAATGACGATAGGCCACCAGATCATGGTCGATCCTGGGTGACAGCCAACGTGAAAACGCCTCCAACATCGAATCCAGATCCAACGTTTCGCCCAACTTGCGATGCAGGTCGTACACCCGCGAAAGGCGAATGGTTTCCCTTTTATAATCCTCGATCTCCTCCTGTAGATCGGTCGGATGCCTTGCAAACAGCAGCGGATTGATGTTCCGCGTCCGGCGATTCGAAAGCGATACGCTCATGCCCATGGGACCCATCCCTCAGTGTTTGTCCGGGTTCATGCTCCACACGTCATGGAACCCCGAATCCTTTTCCCCAAGCCCAATGTTCAACACCAGTATCTATCGGGGATTGCCAAGTTCGTGCCAAAAGAATGCACCGCGAAACGGGAATCAAAGAAACGGAAAGCATGTATTTTTATCAATATTTATCAATAAGATACAAACAAGAAGCCCCGGAAGACGCGCCGTGATCGAAGCGCGGACGTGATGGGGAAGGGTGTTATTTCCGTCAGGAGGGAGGGCGCGCAAAAAAAAAGGTGGGGATATTTTTCCCCACCCGGCAATGAATGAACGTCAACAAAGGAAGGAGCGGCTATTGCAGGAGCTGCTGAACCCGGGAAGATGAAAGTTTGTCGCCCTGAGTCTGGAGTGCCAGATTGGCCTGGGTGCGAAGAGAAAGGGCAATAAAGTTGGAGGCATCGTCGGCCATGTCGGCATTGAGAATGCGCCCCCCCGGAAACGCCAGGGATTCGGACAGGCGCGACAGGGTATCGGCGACATGGATCAACTGCGTTTGCGCGGAGCCCATTTCGCCGCGTTGATCGCTGATCCGTTGCAAGGCTTCGCTGGCGGCATTCAGAACGGTCTCGGCCCCCTCCTGGGTGGTGATGTCCACGGAGGCCATCACATCGGTAAGGTCCTGCAACTGGACCTGGGTCTGATTTTCGGGCTCGGAGCCGCTCTGGAACGACAGGGTTTGGTCGGTTGCCAAAGGATTGATGTCGTTGTAACTGGTTTCGGCAAGGATCGCCTGTATCTGGCCCTGGATGGCCTCCGCCTCTTCCTGAAGGCTTTGCCGGTCGGAATCGCTGGCTCCGGCATTGGCGCTTTGGACGGCGAGTTCCTTGATTCTTTGCAAACCATCCTCGATTTCACCCAGGGCGGCATCGGCGACCTGCGTCAGGGAAATGCCATCGTTGACCTCCAGTCGCGCCTGACCCGCCCCCTGCATCTGACGGGTAAACCGGTCGGCGATGGCGATCAGGGCGGCGCTCTCGAAGCCCTGACCGGTCTTCAAACCGCTCCCGAGTTGTTTGAAGACCTCGCCGATGGATTTCAGCGTCGGATCGGTTTTTCCGGCAAGATTTTGCAGTGCGATACTGCTGGTTGCGATCATGGCCATGATGGTTCTCTCTTTCTCCCCTGACTCGCTTTCCGCATCGACCGGTGGGTGAGGAGGTGGACCGAAGGGGATCCGAGTCCTTGTGACAGCCTACCCACCTATCCAGTTTAGCGGATTATTTATCGATGGTCCAGAAAAACCGCTTTGGGAGCACCCCGGGACGGTCCTGGTTTCATCAACGGACATGCAATTTGGATGCAATTTCTCCATGATTCGTGACACTTTTTTTCCATGCGGGCGCAAGGCGATTAATTATTTTGTCTTTTCAATAGGTTGGAAACACGATCACGATTGGTTTCCCATGCCGTTTTTCGTCACGGACCAGGTTTCAATCCGGCAATTGTTGCCACGAACTTGATGATGACGGCAGATTTTTCCCCTCTTCCCCAAGGCCGATCCGGAGACACCATCGGGCGATGATACATCGATGGCATCCGGGCTTCCGCGCCGTACAAACATAACGCCCATGAAGGATCAGCCAATGATGGGCGTGACGGAGAAATTCCCCGGGAATTTTTTCGAGCAATTCCCGCTCGACCGTCAGGGGCCGGTTTCCCTGGGCAAGGCCCAACCGCCGGGACAAACGAAAAACATGCGTATCCACCGCCACGGTCGGATGACCGAAACAGACATTCAGGACGACATTGGCCGTTTTCCGCCCCACCCCCGGCAATGCTTCCAAGAGGATTCGATCGTCGGGAACGGCGCCACCATACCGCTCGACAAGGATCCGACTCAACCCCAGAAGATGCCGCGCCTTGGCATTGAACAGTCCCAGGGTGCGAATCAGGGCGGCAATCCCCTCTTCCCCCAAGGCCACCATATCCTCGGGCGTGGGCGCGGCGCGAAAAAGAGCCTTGGTTACCCGATTGACCGCAACATCGGTAGACTGCGCCGACAACACCACCGCCACCAGATGTTGAAAAGGGGTCTCGGAATGCAATTCGCCTTTCGGTTCCGGATTGGCTTCCCTCAAGGCGGAAAACAATGCGATGATATTTTCGTGGTCCATGGCCGTTTCGCAGATCAAAATGCCCGGCAAGACCTGCCGGTGAGGATGATAAAGTCAAAAACAAAACCCTGGGGGCAATCCCCCAGACCCTTTTTTTCTTTCAATAATTTTTTCCGAGACCCGATGACATGCCGCATCACTGTTACCCTCTTGTGTGCCCCCTCGACTGCCCCGGCGCCTGCGCCCTGGAAGTCACCGTCGCCGACGGTCGGATCCATGCCATTCGCGGTCGCGGCGACCACCCCTTCACCCAGGGGTTGATCTGCGGCAAGGTTTCCCGCTACCGCGACCTTCAGGAAGGACCACGCATCCTCTACCCCATGATCCGAACCGGCGCCAAAGGATCGGGACAATTCCGCCGCGCCAGCTGGGACGAAAGCCTCGACCTGGTGGCCCGACGCCTCGAAACCATCATGAAACACACGACCCCGGAAGCGGTCTTCCCGTTCTTTTATGGGGGGACCATGGGCATCGTGCAACGAGGGGCCATCGAACGACTGACCCATCGGGCCGGATTTTCCCGAATGTCGGGAACGATCTGCTATCCCATCGGCTTTTCGGGATGGCAGGCCGGGGTGGGCCGCGCCGTTGGTCCCGACCCCAGCGAAATGGCCACAAGCGACCTGGTGATTCTCTGGGGAATCGATGCCGCCGTCACGCACATCAGCCTCATGGGCCATGTCAAGAAAGCCAGGAACCAGGGAGGTCGTCTGATCGTCGTCGATCCCTATCGCAGCCGAACCGCCCGACTTGCCGACGACCACATCCAACCCCGCCCCGGAACCGATGGCGCCCTGGCCGTGGCAATGATGGGGGTCTTGTTGCGGGAAGGACTGGCCGATGCCGATTATCTGGCGCGTCGCACCGATTTCGATCCCCTCCTTGACCGTCATCTGCGGGAGAAACCCCCCGAATGGGCCGCGGACATCACCGGCATGGATCCCGAGACCATTCGATCCCTGGCCCGCCGTCTGGGAACGGCCCGCGCCCCCTTCATCCGGATCGGACTGGGAATGAGTCGCCAGTTCAACGGTGCGGTCAACGTCCATGCGGTCTCCTGTCTCGCGGCGATGACCGGGGCCTGGGACCGGCCTGGGGGCGGAGCGCTCTTCGCCACCGGAGACGCCTTTCACATCCAGGGAGAACCGGTACGCCAAACCCGCCTGATGGCGCAACCTTCCCGCATCCTCGACATGAGCCGTCTGGGACCGATGTTGACCGGCCCCAACCTTGATCCCCCCATCGGCGCCCTTCTGGTATTCAACGCCAATCCCGCCGCATCCTGCCCCGACC
This genomic stretch from Magnetococcales bacterium harbors:
- a CDS encoding response regulator, yielding MHPLLKNQLRRVLGIERPEDIEGISSILGDLAQHDGLPPPIVGLLTRFGLLLDRVDQSYRQFDRDLDLRARSLELSSQELASANERLREEAALQKSAIAALRETANQLLNNEDHQDLEKDADNLDKLSTLVARIVEERSIAQRDLERQKFALDQHAIVSITDTKATILYANDKFCEISGYSREELIGQNHRLVKSEVHPTTLFQDMWQTITQGKVWHGEVCNRAKDGRHYWVAATIVPLLDPQGRPEQYIAIRTDITLQKTMEAQLLEQRRFLQSITDAMGEGVYCLDEGGHCTFMNPEAQRLLGWTLDEIRHRPFHDVTHYLDSQGNPLPRERCPIMQSVTSGTTYRSENDWFIRRDQTRFPVAIVSVPLMEKTRVTGSVSVFQDISRRMEVINLLQTAKEEAEHASLLKSNFLANMSHEIRTPMNGIIGLSHLLMQTELTPVQRDLLAKIDHSSRSLLGIINDILDFSKIEAGKLTIEHIPFDLTQLLQEITPVIQAKIREKGLELIFDLSSGLPAVLIGDPLRLRQILLNLVANAVKFTEKGTILIAMKEEIKDHETLLVGFKVQDTGIGIPPEKAAQLFQPFVQADSSSTRRYGGTGLGLAICRQLVELMGGSISVESIPGLGSTFHFRLPLKIGQQAPPVQCVPEEMNNTRILVVDDSEAVRSILGDMLRQFGLVVALADSGPSALSHLSTEGSIPAIDVLLLDWHMPDMDGVELLQRMERLGLRRPCTIMMTAHGLEPMRTALGSHRVAAILEKPITPSLLFETLLRVLELPQRDRSIRPAPVPETSPRRSSFGNKRVLLVEDHAINQEVALGLLELMGITATVAGSGEEAVGHLRRHRYDIVLMDIQMPGMDGYQTTEMIRRDLALERLPIIAMTAHAMAGDRERCLAAGMNDHVAKPIDPGILQQVLTRWLDDDATLHPLPFPIIEPIPSLPVIPSDDSIVFPDTIPGIERDLALSNVSGNRVLLHRILRNFADQHAQSDERLREFFSLGQWRDLNHAAHAIKGTAATIGAATLAQIAGEIESIANRPEAIVNDKNAFDALLNRFSTILETVVGGIRAAMEDRGGRNESMPLPDHPAPVDPEQWRLARSLAARLAHLLTGNDPAAEEMAEQLQRLLAGTPMETTCRTVLHHAAAFDFSDAIQALEVLNHTLDHHRKEDHEPPPRK
- a CDS encoding FIST C-terminal domain-containing protein; this encodes MNITQHSFQLHAVEHRDRTTFRTQKARLVLVFGAVAFFTARDFMARIREMFPEAVFAGCSTAGEITPTGVQEETCVITAIDFAHTEVRVVAADLERMEDSHRAGLCLGTDLAGADLSGVLIFGTGVRINGSALIEGLTRSIGNDIPVSGGLAGDGGGFERTWVLADKEVSDRKVVAVGLYGRRIGLGHGSFGGWKPFGPCREITRASGNILHEIDGASALSLYRRYLGAHARDLPESGLLFPLEILNENQHSVGLVRTILGIDESSGSLILAGAVAENGYLRLMSASNDDLIAGAREAARSSMRSLDPKTMPGPGLALLVSCVGRKLVMGDRIDDEISAVIDQIGPRFACTGFYSYGEICPKEGMVTCQLHNQTMTVTLLIED
- a CDS encoding transporter substrate-binding domain-containing protein, producing the protein MNRLPGNEAKSFIRRLLFQEPMRFLLPMIFLCAPPVALAEVITLRADSWCPYNCDPESDRPGILIEIAKEILGPAGHSIDYRLMPWSRTLNEVLKGNISGAVGVIPSEAPELIYGANPLAYDKPGFAFNKGMEFSYRGPSSLDPFRIAVIRDYHYDDGEIDAYLQAHQTDSTRIQPNAGDNAGMANLKKLLSHRVDLVLDSHDVLAHLVHRHHLGQKVELYAIDRWTGIHIGFSPVKPESRNLANLLSSGIPSLRRQGRLAEIFARYGLSDRQEP